The following proteins are co-located in the Granulicella pectinivorans genome:
- a CDS encoding response regulator — protein sequence MERRVRILVVDDHHVVRKGLVALLSTIPTVEVVGEASDGMEAVALFGTLKPDITLMDLRLPKMGGVEAIAQIRKDTPAARIIVLTTFDGDEDIYRSLQAGAKAYLLKGMTTEELLSTIHAVDAGRTRIPAQIAEKLAERMAWQDLTARELRVLERIVAGRANKEIAADLKISETTVKSHVNSLLSKLGVADRTHAATLALQRGIVHLP from the coding sequence GTGGAGAGACGAGTTCGCATTCTGGTGGTCGATGACCACCACGTCGTACGCAAGGGCCTGGTCGCCCTGCTGTCGACGATCCCCACCGTCGAGGTGGTCGGCGAGGCCAGCGATGGCATGGAAGCCGTCGCGCTGTTCGGCACCCTGAAGCCGGACATTACCCTCATGGATCTTCGTCTGCCAAAGATGGGCGGCGTCGAGGCCATCGCCCAGATCCGCAAGGATACCCCGGCGGCACGCATCATTGTCCTCACAACCTTCGATGGCGACGAAGACATCTACCGCTCCCTGCAGGCGGGGGCGAAGGCTTATCTCCTGAAAGGGATGACGACCGAAGAGCTCCTCTCGACCATCCATGCGGTCGACGCGGGCCGCACACGCATTCCCGCGCAGATCGCGGAGAAGCTCGCCGAACGCATGGCATGGCAGGACCTCACGGCGCGCGAGCTGCGCGTGCTCGAAAGAATCGTCGCGGGCCGGGCCAACAAGGAGATAGCGGCGGACCTCAAAATCTCCGAGACGACCGTCAAGTCACACGTCAACAGCCTGCTCAGCAAGCTGGGCGTCGCGGACCGCACGCATGCGGCAACGCTCGCGTTGCAGAGGGGGATCGTCCATCTCCCATGA
- a CDS encoding c-type cytochrome: MNRSLLTLVLTCAALHSGMAQQPSPLSGATLFHEKGCEHCHGANFAGIPDKGPSLLTVGKRLKKDAIARQIHDGGQEMPSFGDVLQPDEISALVDMLHNKKKAPKEVQASR, translated from the coding sequence GTGAATCGTAGCCTCCTCACTCTCGTTCTCACATGTGCCGCGCTCCACTCGGGCATGGCACAGCAGCCCTCGCCTCTCTCCGGTGCGACGCTCTTCCATGAGAAGGGCTGCGAGCACTGTCATGGCGCCAACTTCGCCGGCATCCCCGACAAGGGTCCGTCACTGCTCACGGTCGGCAAACGTCTGAAGAAAGACGCTATCGCCAGACAGATTCACGACGGCGGGCAGGAGATGCCGTCCTTTGGGGATGTTCTGCAACCGGACGAGATATCCGCTCTTGTGGACATGCTCCACAACAAGAAAAAGGCTCCCAAAGAGGTTCAAGCGAGTCGATAG
- the alaC gene encoding alanine transaminase: MEEFRRLSRLPAYVFNITGELKAAARKRGEDIIDFGMGNPDGATPKHIVDKLIEAAQRTTTHRYSLSKGIPRLRKAICGWYKRRYDVDLNPDTEAIVTIGSKEGIAHLCLALLDDEDTVAVPNPSYPIHIFGPVIAGSRVQSIELEPDQDALIAKLEYELPRMEPRPKILILNFPANPTAACVDLSFFERLVPLCTELGIYIVHDLAYADLTFDGYRAPSLMQVPGAKEIAVEFFTLSKSYNMPGWRVGFMVGSTKLVGALGRIKSYFDYGTFTPIQVAAIAALEGPQDCVAEITGIYKARRDVLVPGLNKLGWPVDLPKATMFAWAKIPEQFGMKSLEFSKKLLHEAKVAVSPGVGFGEHGDNYIRFSLIENEERTRQALRGIKQMFKAG, encoded by the coding sequence ATGGAAGAGTTTAGAAGGCTGAGCAGGCTACCCGCCTATGTGTTCAACATCACCGGCGAGCTCAAGGCTGCGGCGCGTAAGCGTGGCGAAGATATCATCGACTTCGGGATGGGGAACCCCGATGGGGCTACGCCGAAGCATATCGTCGATAAGCTGATCGAAGCAGCGCAACGCACCACGACGCATCGCTACTCGCTCTCGAAGGGCATCCCTCGTCTGCGCAAGGCCATCTGCGGCTGGTACAAGCGGCGCTACGATGTCGACCTGAACCCCGATACGGAAGCGATCGTGACGATCGGTTCCAAGGAGGGCATCGCGCATCTCTGCCTCGCGCTGCTGGACGATGAGGATACCGTTGCGGTGCCGAACCCGAGCTATCCGATCCACATCTTCGGACCCGTCATCGCGGGCTCGCGCGTGCAGAGCATTGAACTCGAGCCCGATCAGGATGCGCTGATCGCGAAGCTGGAGTATGAGCTTCCGCGCATGGAGCCGCGCCCCAAGATCCTCATCCTGAACTTCCCGGCGAATCCGACCGCGGCATGTGTCGACCTCTCCTTCTTCGAGCGCCTCGTCCCCCTGTGTACGGAGCTTGGCATCTACATCGTGCATGACCTCGCCTATGCGGACCTCACCTTCGATGGATACCGTGCGCCAAGCCTGATGCAGGTGCCGGGCGCAAAGGAGATCGCGGTCGAGTTCTTCACGCTCTCGAAGAGCTACAACATGCCGGGCTGGCGTGTGGGCTTCATGGTCGGTTCGACGAAGCTGGTGGGCGCGCTTGGGCGCATCAAGAGCTACTTCGACTACGGCACGTTCACCCCCATTCAGGTGGCGGCGATCGCGGCGCTCGAAGGGCCGCAGGACTGTGTGGCGGAGATCACCGGCATCTACAAGGCACGGCGCGACGTGCTTGTCCCAGGCCTGAACAAGCTTGGTTGGCCGGTCGATCTGCCCAAGGCAACGATGTTCGCGTGGGCGAAGATTCCGGAGCAGTTCGGCATGAAGTCGCTGGAGTTTTCGAAGAAGCTTCTGCACGAAGCGAAGGTTGCCGTGAGTCCCGGCGTCGGCTTCGGCGAGCATGGCGACAACTACATCCGCTTCTCGCTGATCGAGAACGAAGAACGTACACGACAGGCGCTGCGCGGCATCAAGCAGATGTTCAAGGCGGGCTAG
- a CDS encoding tetratricopeptide repeat protein has translation MPLRLVVASSEADEAAAARKAYNDKVNEKYNDHFSKDAHFLPSLMTTDTGEFIDPKTFPTAQYCGHCHQEAHSQWRQSAHSNSNRAPWYLRNVNLLTDQKGVEYTRHCEGCHDPVAMVAGNLTQGSTKRRPFDADGVTCAVCHAIQKVDTRGTGSYVLGTPAVLVDENGNGIARPVTDGEILAHLDRHSAAVMKPFYKSSEFCASCHKAALPKQLNDYKWQRAIFLYDEWQNSSFAKQSPLPFYVKDSVSTCETCHMPREAITLRDPGAKHGQLASHRWLGANTIIPKFYGFDEQAERIVKFLQASVFNVDLFAIEHANSTISAPLGLVSYTVAPGELLTADVVIQNKGIAHSHVPEQRDMYESWVDFTVKDASGKTLFESGFLKPGGDLDERAHSFTNRLISASGTLNADHEVWQTKIVAYNNTIQSGRSQLVRYSFHMPAASGPVTLTATVKYRRFNQHFIDFGMNLSGSKHYEEPIIDMVSASRVVEVGENKPVAPTPAENATWMRWNNYGIALLDAQQYAASVDAFAHVAKLRPDYADAYTNQAIVEIQWERYNDARPHLAQALQLSPGNSRALYYRALVERNGGELDAAVTDLIAVTKAFPRSRDAHRELGFSYYQQHKYAQARDEYEIVQDIDPDDLAAHYLLAILYRRLGLKDKAAEQSASFADQKDDPSANRFALDYLRTHSDVASESVVWHTHELDAPAHRIDGPLPTSFSATQN, from the coding sequence ATGCCATTGCGCTTGGTGGTTGCAAGCTCCGAGGCGGATGAGGCTGCAGCGGCCCGCAAGGCCTACAACGACAAGGTGAATGAGAAGTACAACGACCACTTCAGCAAGGATGCCCATTTCCTGCCTTCGCTGATGACGACCGATACCGGCGAGTTTATCGACCCGAAGACCTTTCCCACGGCGCAGTACTGTGGGCATTGCCACCAGGAGGCGCACAGCCAGTGGCGACAATCCGCGCACTCGAACTCCAACCGCGCGCCGTGGTATCTGCGCAACGTCAACCTGCTGACGGACCAGAAGGGCGTCGAATATACGCGGCACTGCGAAGGCTGCCATGATCCCGTGGCGATGGTGGCGGGGAATCTGACGCAGGGTTCCACGAAGCGGCGGCCGTTCGATGCCGACGGGGTGACCTGTGCGGTGTGCCATGCGATCCAGAAGGTCGACACGCGCGGCACGGGATCGTATGTGCTGGGAACGCCCGCCGTGCTGGTCGATGAGAACGGCAACGGCATCGCGCGGCCGGTCACGGATGGTGAGATCCTTGCGCACCTCGACCGGCATTCCGCGGCGGTCATGAAGCCGTTCTACAAGTCGTCGGAGTTTTGCGCTAGCTGCCACAAGGCCGCGCTGCCAAAGCAATTGAACGACTACAAGTGGCAGCGCGCGATCTTCCTCTACGACGAGTGGCAGAACTCTTCCTTTGCGAAGCAGTCGCCACTTCCCTTCTATGTCAAGGATTCGGTCTCCACCTGCGAGACATGCCACATGCCGCGCGAGGCGATCACGCTGCGGGACCCAGGCGCGAAGCACGGCCAACTGGCCTCGCATCGCTGGCTGGGGGCCAACACCATCATCCCGAAGTTCTACGGGTTCGATGAACAGGCCGAACGCATCGTGAAGTTTCTTCAGGCAAGCGTCTTCAACGTGGATCTCTTCGCAATCGAGCATGCCAACTCCACCATCTCCGCACCGCTTGGCCTTGTATCTTATACCGTCGCTCCCGGTGAGCTGCTGACTGCCGACGTCGTCATCCAGAACAAGGGCATTGCGCACTCGCATGTTCCTGAGCAGCGCGATATGTACGAGTCGTGGGTGGACTTTACCGTGAAGGATGCGAGCGGCAAGACGCTGTTCGAGAGCGGATTCCTGAAGCCTGGTGGCGATCTCGACGAGCGTGCCCACTCGTTCACCAACCGGCTCATCAGCGCGAGCGGAACGCTGAACGCCGACCACGAGGTGTGGCAGACCAAGATCGTCGCCTACAACAACACCATACAGTCAGGACGCTCGCAGCTTGTGCGGTACTCCTTCCACATGCCTGCTGCCTCTGGCCCTGTGACTTTGACGGCTACGGTGAAGTACAGGCGCTTCAATCAGCACTTCATCGACTTCGGGATGAACCTCTCCGGCAGCAAGCATTATGAGGAGCCCATCATCGATATGGTCTCGGCCTCGCGCGTTGTGGAGGTTGGAGAGAACAAGCCGGTCGCGCCCACACCCGCCGAGAACGCGACCTGGATGCGCTGGAACAACTACGGCATCGCCCTGCTGGACGCGCAGCAGTATGCGGCATCGGTCGATGCCTTCGCCCATGTCGCGAAGCTGCGTCCCGACTACGCCGATGCCTACACGAACCAGGCCATCGTGGAGATTCAGTGGGAGCGCTACAACGATGCGAGGCCTCATCTAGCGCAGGCCCTGCAGTTGTCGCCCGGCAACTCACGCGCCCTCTACTACCGTGCCCTTGTGGAACGCAACGGCGGCGAACTCGATGCGGCGGTGACCGATCTCATCGCCGTCACCAAAGCCTTCCCACGCTCCCGCGACGCGCATCGCGAGCTTGGCTTCTCCTACTACCAGCAGCACAAGTATGCGCAGGCCAGGGACGAATACGAGATCGTGCAAGACATCGATCCCGATGACCTTGCAGCGCACTATCTACTGGCTATCCTCTACCGCCGTCTCGGTCTCAAGGACAAAGCAGCCGAGCAGTCCGCGAGCTTCGCCGACCAGAAGGACGATCCCAGCGCCAACCGCTTTGCACTCGACTATCTGCGTACCCACAGCGATGTGGCCAGCGAGAGCGTCGTCTGGCACACGCATGAGCTGGATGCCCCGGCGCATCGCATCGATGGTCCGCTTCCCACGAGCTTCAGCGCTACCCAGAACTAG
- a CDS encoding multicopper oxidase domain-containing protein — MANRRSFLQSVLGVGAGLFASEKMTAAVPKTVGAHVPVVTTEVGDLPFTMDGDWKVFHLIAEVLQQEIAPGKTLDLWGFNGSAPGPTIQVFQGDKVRVIFENRLPEASSIHWHGFEDTIANDGQPGISQEPVLPGASFTYEFEIHQEGTYFYHSHMAMQEMVGLLGAFIMHPRKAYEPHCEKDFVVHLQEYAVLPNNTVPDSMKMEFNWLVLNGKSGPATTPLIVRLGDRVRIRFVNMGMDHHPMHLHGHTFHVTGTEGGRIPEAGWWPGNTVLVGVAQSRTVEFVAKNPGDWMLHCHLPHHMMNQMSSIAGKMTRGDGMGMTDGVSKQANDVPGYPQDAFMEGPMMAMDAAVDIPENHGLKAGWSQYMAGMMTFVRVLPPAEYDAVIGKMNAAKRARDPYASILGKIVPVLVAFLMGGMAWGQSMPGMDMSMPMTQHQHMPGMDMSKPAVQTGPRVRDTQALQEPENPTKRTGGSVAAPELLGGLERRPALFLEDFLAMAEKQNPTISQAQTMVKGAAARALQAGLYPNPSVGYQGEQIRGGTYGGGEQGGYVEQEIVMGGKLGLRRDVYRQQGKADAIGVEEQRARVKNDVTRAFYAALVAQAVVEVRKQMAGVALDAVETVHQLANVGQADAPDILQTEVEAEQAKVDFVAAQRRYLEEFAVLAAVSGRQDLGVSRVAGDLEALPEMDAEKMAASIGDSNPMVKRLEQQVGVSEAQLRAAQREVIPNVVVRAGEQYNFEHVTDFPARAAGPQSFASASVTLPVWNRNQGSVAANEAEVERARQEVVRARLALRQKAEPVAQAYLAARFAADRYKTEMLPRAQRAYELYKVKYDAMALPYPQVLHSQLNLLQMQIGYLTTLGDAWQSGVDLQYGVLHGGLEMPR, encoded by the coding sequence ATGGCGAATCGCCGGTCGTTTTTGCAAAGTGTGTTGGGTGTAGGCGCGGGGCTGTTTGCTTCAGAGAAGATGACGGCCGCGGTGCCGAAGACGGTTGGCGCGCACGTGCCGGTGGTGACGACCGAGGTAGGCGACCTGCCGTTCACGATGGATGGCGACTGGAAGGTGTTCCACCTGATTGCGGAGGTGTTGCAGCAGGAGATCGCTCCGGGGAAGACGCTGGACCTTTGGGGTTTCAATGGGTCGGCTCCGGGGCCTACGATCCAGGTATTTCAGGGCGACAAGGTCAGGGTGATCTTTGAGAACCGCCTGCCGGAGGCGAGTTCGATTCACTGGCATGGCTTTGAAGACACGATTGCGAACGATGGGCAGCCGGGGATCAGCCAGGAGCCGGTGTTGCCGGGGGCGTCGTTTACGTATGAGTTCGAGATCCACCAGGAGGGCACGTACTTCTACCACTCGCACATGGCGATGCAGGAGATGGTGGGGTTGCTGGGTGCGTTCATCATGCATCCGCGCAAGGCGTACGAGCCGCACTGCGAGAAGGACTTTGTGGTGCATCTGCAGGAGTACGCGGTGCTGCCCAATAATACGGTTCCGGACTCGATGAAGATGGAGTTCAACTGGCTGGTGCTGAATGGCAAATCAGGGCCGGCGACGACGCCGCTGATTGTGCGGCTGGGGGATCGGGTGAGGATACGGTTTGTGAATATGGGGATGGATCACCATCCGATGCATCTGCATGGGCACACGTTCCATGTGACCGGCACGGAGGGTGGACGGATTCCCGAGGCGGGGTGGTGGCCGGGGAATACGGTGCTGGTAGGCGTAGCGCAGAGCAGGACGGTGGAGTTTGTGGCGAAGAATCCGGGGGACTGGATGCTGCACTGCCACCTGCCGCACCACATGATGAACCAAATGTCGTCGATTGCGGGAAAGATGACGCGCGGGGATGGCATGGGCATGACGGATGGCGTGTCGAAGCAGGCGAACGATGTGCCGGGGTATCCGCAGGATGCGTTTATGGAAGGGCCGATGATGGCGATGGATGCGGCCGTCGATATTCCGGAGAACCATGGGTTGAAGGCGGGCTGGAGCCAATACATGGCGGGGATGATGACGTTTGTGCGCGTGCTGCCGCCGGCGGAATACGATGCGGTGATTGGGAAGATGAACGCCGCGAAGAGGGCGCGGGATCCGTACGCTTCGATCCTGGGAAAGATTGTTCCTGTTTTGGTGGCTTTTTTAATGGGCGGGATGGCCTGGGGGCAGTCGATGCCCGGGATGGATATGTCCATGCCGATGACGCAGCATCAGCATATGCCGGGGATGGATATGTCGAAGCCCGCGGTGCAGACTGGTCCGCGGGTGCGGGATACGCAGGCTTTGCAGGAGCCGGAGAATCCGACGAAGCGGACGGGGGGGTCGGTCGCGGCGCCGGAGCTGCTGGGTGGGCTTGAGAGGCGGCCTGCGCTTTTCCTGGAGGACTTTCTGGCCATGGCGGAGAAGCAGAACCCCACGATCTCCCAGGCACAGACGATGGTCAAAGGCGCGGCGGCGCGGGCTTTGCAGGCGGGACTGTATCCGAATCCGAGCGTGGGGTATCAGGGAGAGCAGATTCGCGGAGGAACGTATGGGGGCGGCGAGCAGGGAGGGTATGTCGAGCAGGAGATTGTGATGGGGGGCAAGCTTGGGCTGCGACGCGATGTGTACCGGCAGCAGGGCAAGGCGGATGCGATTGGCGTGGAGGAGCAGAGGGCTCGGGTGAAGAACGATGTGACGCGAGCGTTCTACGCGGCGCTGGTGGCGCAGGCGGTGGTAGAGGTGAGGAAGCAGATGGCAGGGGTGGCGCTGGATGCGGTCGAGACGGTGCATCAGCTTGCGAATGTGGGACAGGCGGATGCTCCGGACATTCTGCAGACGGAGGTGGAAGCCGAACAGGCGAAGGTTGATTTCGTGGCCGCGCAGAGGAGATACCTCGAGGAGTTTGCGGTGCTGGCTGCGGTGTCGGGACGGCAGGATCTGGGCGTGAGTCGTGTGGCTGGGGATCTGGAGGCGCTGCCTGAGATGGATGCGGAGAAGATGGCGGCATCGATTGGCGACAGCAACCCGATGGTGAAGCGTCTGGAGCAACAGGTTGGGGTGAGCGAGGCGCAGTTGCGTGCGGCGCAGCGCGAGGTGATTCCGAATGTCGTCGTGCGGGCGGGAGAGCAGTACAACTTTGAACATGTGACCGACTTCCCTGCCCGGGCTGCAGGACCACAGAGCTTCGCGAGTGCCTCGGTGACACTGCCAGTGTGGAACCGGAACCAGGGCTCCGTCGCGGCCAATGAAGCGGAGGTGGAAAGGGCGAGGCAGGAGGTGGTTCGGGCAAGGCTGGCGTTGCGGCAGAAGGCAGAGCCGGTGGCGCAGGCCTATCTTGCGGCGCGGTTTGCAGCGGACCGGTACAAGACGGAGATGCTGCCCAGAGCACAGAGGGCGTATGAGCTGTACAAGGTGAAGTACGACGCGATGGCGCTGCCGTATCCGCAGGTTCTGCATTCGCAACTGAATTTGCTACAAATGCAGATTGGGTATCTGACGACACTTGGCGATGCGTGGCAGAGTGGGGTCGACCTGCAATACGGCGTTCTGCACGGAGGGCTGGAGATGCCCCGTTAG